Proteins found in one Bartonella krasnovii genomic segment:
- a CDS encoding phage holin family protein has protein sequence MHKFIAPLLNHLVGGGLKSTVKQVRLQAICCGFIGISLFMALLFLCIIGFLALCTVMKPLFAASIMFLIWLFLAGLAFIINRILKVYQRYEQQKKTEEQRHTLMTDATISSLSVLSQHLPFAKLSVPILGLATYFLWKKDKKDRFLDENM, from the coding sequence ATGCATAAGTTTATCGCTCCTCTTTTAAACCATCTTGTCGGTGGAGGGCTAAAAAGCACTGTCAAACAAGTGCGCCTTCAAGCAATTTGCTGTGGGTTTATTGGCATTTCATTATTTATGGCTTTGCTTTTTTTATGTATCATTGGGTTTCTTGCGTTATGTACTGTTATGAAGCCACTTTTTGCCGCCAGTATCATGTTTTTAATTTGGCTTTTTCTTGCAGGATTAGCGTTTATAATCAACAGGATTCTGAAAGTTTATCAACGCTATGAGCAACAAAAAAAGACCGAAGAACAACGCCACACACTAATGACAGATGCGACTATTTCCAGCCTTTCGGTTCTCAGTCAACATCTTCCTTTTGCCAAATTGAGTGTACCCATTCTCGGACTAGCAACGTATTTTCTGTGGAAAAAAGATAAAAAAGACCGCTTTTTAGATGAAAATATGTAA